The genome window AAGCTTGAGCAGGGAGGGATTGGATGGAAGCCGGCGCAGAGGCAGCAATGGAGAGAAAATGTCCGATTGAAACGGTGATTCACGTTCTCGGCGGGAAGTGGAAGCCTGCGATCTTATGGCTTTTGTTAGACTCCACCAAGCGGTTCAGCGAGCTGGAGAAGCTGATTCCCGAGGTGACGCAGAAGATGCTGGCGCAGCATTTGCGGGAGCTGGAGAACGACCTGCTAGTGACACGGACGGTTTATCCATCGGTACCCCCGAAAGTGGAATATTCGTTAAGTGAATATGGCAAGACGTTGGTACCCGTGATGGAAGTCATGTGCGAGTGGGGAGAAACCCATCAACGGCCGGGATCAAGGCATGCTGTCCTGGTATCTGCAAGTCCATCACCAAACCATCAGCAGTAAACAGTCTTTGGAATTCTGAATCGTTTGCTGGCGATAGAATGTTCAAAATGTATTATTCCCTCTGACCTTGCAGAAGATGGCAAGGTTTTTTCATTTTCGAAATTGGTATGCTAAGATTGAATGTTGATAGGTAAACATTTCCGAATAAAACGAGTTGCCGATTTCTTACATACGGAACGGTGCCTTCAATCCCTTGAGCTAAGTACGAGGAAGAACAGATTTGGAATGCGTATCTAAATGCGTAGAGGAGCGAGGATTTTACCATGACGACAAACATAGCCGTACCCAGATTAGGAGTAGGAGCAGTGATCCTCAACAATCGTGACGAGATCCTGCTCGTATTACGAAACCACAATCCGGAGAAGGGAACGTGGAGCATTCCAGGAGGAAAAGTGGACCCCTATGAAAAGATGGCGACCAGTGTGATCCGTGAAGTGAAGGAAGAAGTCAATCTGGATGTGGAAATCAAAGAGCTTCTCTGCACGGCAGAAACCATTCGACCGGAAAACGAAGAACACTGGGTGTCTGTGATATACGAGGTAATCATCATGAGCGGAGAGGCTTGTAATCGGGAAGAGGGCGGAGCCATCGGCGATATGAGGTGGTTCCCTTTGAATGAGCTTCCGCCAAATCTTGCGTGTTTCACTGTACCAGCCATCGAGCAGCTGAAGAAACGGGACAAGGGTACCAAAGCTCTGTGACCGCTGGCCTTTTTGCATGAGTCCATTGTTCCTCCATCGTTCATACTGAGTTCACAAAGGTGCTTTAAAGTTACCCTCAAGAAAGGAAATGAACGAAAAAACAGGAGGAAGATTCACTTGAAGAAGCTGGCAATACGCGTAATCCTATATCTTTCCGTTTTGATTTTGATTGTCGGTGGGAGTGGAGTTCTCGGTTATATTGGTGAGCAAAAAGCATACTGGTATGCTTTTCGTGATGAGCCGGTTACAACAGCACTGGAAGACATCGACATCCCGAAGTACGATCCTAAGAAGCCTACGGCAGCTGTTCTCTTGGGAAGCGCATCGACAGAAGTTTTCGACTTCCTAGTTCCTTACCAGATGCTGGCCATGACTGAAGCCTACAATGTATATGCAGTTGCCCCTGACAAAAAGGTGACGCCGTTAACGGGCGGTCTTGATTTGGTTCCCCACTATACGTTTGATGAAATGGATCAATTACTGGGCAAGAGCCCGGATCTCATCGTCATTCCTTACATGCCCTTGGGTGACCAGGAAAAGTATAAGCCTGTCCGAGAATGGATCCAAAAGCATTCCAAAACATTTATCTTGAGTATTTGCGGCGGGGCTATCAATTTGGCGGACACTGGTCTATTGAATGGAAAATCATCAACCGTCCATTGGCAGTACTTTGATCAGACGAAAAACATCTTTACGGCAACGAACTGGATTCGAGATCAACGCTATGTGGTAGGTGCTGAAAATATCGTATCTTCCGCCGGTCTCACATCCGGTATCGATGCAACACTCTATGTCATTTCGAAGCAGCAAGGCGAAGAGATGGCGAAGAGCATCGCGGAGAGAATGAAGTATCCGTCTTATCAGTTTGTCAACCATCCGAAAATAGATCCTTATTACATTGATCAGAGTGAAGCGATTTATTTGTTGAATCAAGCATTTCAATGGAACAAGAAAGAGATAGGTGTACTTCTCTACGATGGGATGGATGATGGGGAGCTGTCGACGATCTACGATACGTACGCCGCATCTGGAACGGCGAAGGTGATCTCCCTCTCCAGCTCGGATAAACCAATCGTCACCAAGAATCATCTCAATCTGATCCCGAAATACTCCTTGCAAAATGCCCCGGAATTGGATCGTTTGATCGTTCCTGGAAAGGAAGCGAAAACGTTAGCTGCGGATGCTGTAAATCAGTGGAAGGAAGTGGGCAGCTCCTTACAGCCGGAATTCATGCACGTGCAGGCAACGGACAGATTCATGTTCGATGCTCCGCTCGAGGATTTGGCTAGGCAGGAGGATCGACTGACGGCTATTTATGGAACGAAAAGATTGGAGTATCGTGCGGATTCCTTGACGTTCGAAGGCAGACCGTTCTCGGTAGAATCGTTTGGAATCCCTCTCTTGCTCGTGGTTGCCGCTTTCCTGACAGCCTACGCAATTGACAGACGGTTTCTCAAAAAAAACCACAGATACGCCATTCTGAATAAGTAAGGCTATCCACGGTTTACAGGCTGCACATTGGTTTTCTCCAAAGCTGCAGCCTTTTTTCGGGGCAGCGCTCAGGAATGAGTAAAACAAAAAGGGAAAAACCGATGGTGATGGAGAAGTAAGAGAGACTCGCCGTAAAACACGAACAGGCAGGAGGAAATCAGGTGCCCAAGATCGTCGTTGTCGATGATGATGCTCATATTCGTGAGCTTGTGAAATTGTACTTATCTGATGAAGGCTATACGATCATCGAAAAAGCAAACGGGGAAGAAGCGCTGCAGTATTTGGAAAATCACGTAGTTGATCTGGTGATCATGGATATCATGATGCCGAAAATGGATGGCTGGGATCTCTGCGCCAATCTCCGTGAATTTGGGGAAATGCCCATTTTGATGATTACCGCGAAGGGAGCAGCCACGGATCGGATTAAAGGGTTTAAGCTGGGAACGGATGATTATTTGGTGAAGCCGTTTGATCCAGTGGAGCTGGTCTTGCGGGTGAAGGCATTACTGAAGCGTTACAAAATATCGACTTCCAGTATGATCACATTGGGAAGCATCGCCTTGGACCAAAAAAATTACAGCGTCATCTATCCGGATGGAAAGAAGGCTACTCTTCCCATGAAGGAGTTTGATCTGCTTTACAAAATGGGCAGCTATGCAGGTCAGTTATTTACGAGAGATAGCCTCATTGAGCAGATATGGGGAATGGACTATCAAGGGGACGATCGGACGGTGGATGTGCATATCAAGCGGCTTCGCGAGCGCTTTTCCACATACGAGTCGGAATTTCGGATCGTGACCATACGTGGACTCGGCTATCGCCTGGAGCTATCCAGGGATTAAATCCTAAGGAATCTCGATCCTGATGATCGGGATTTTTTTGAATCAAAAAACCTGCAGCAGGGTGAAGGATACCGTGTGCAGGTTAGCAGCTGATTATCGTTCCAACGAATAGAAACAGTCATTGACCCATTTGCCATTGATTTGAGTGCTGTCTGGCACGATTTCATCCAAATTCATTCCTGCCTTCTCCAGGACCCGGCGTGAAGCAATATGTTCCTCGGAGCAAACGGCCGTAAATTTTTGGAATCCAAATGTATCCGCAGCAAAATCCAAAATGGCTTTGATGGCTTCGGTCGCATAGCCTTTACCGGTGTATGCCTCCTGCAATATGAAGCCTACTTCAGCCGTAGGCTTTTCTCGGTTGCGAGTACATATGCTGATCAAGCCGACCTCGGTGCCTGTGGAAGCTTCGCGTATGATCCACGTTAGCCAATGGGTGGATTCCATACTCCAGGGTGCGAGTTCCTTTTCAAAGTTTTTGCGGATGTCCTCATCGCTCATCGTCGATCCGATGTGTTTCATGAGTGTCGGGTTGGAGTAGACCGAGCGGATGAGCTCCCAATCGTCTAAGGTTACTTTTGTAAAAGTCAAGCGTGCACTAAGGATTTGACTATTCATGCGATTCTCCTTTGGCGGTAGGATGGGGACCTCAGTCATTTGGATTTTTTTCCAGTATACCAGAGAATTCATGTGATGGAACAAAAAGTGCTGCGTGGCCAGATCTGTCAGATAGAATGGGATGAAGGTGCAAAAGAACAGTTTTCGCACAGAAGGTTACGTGCGTTCACTGTTCTTTTTGCTTGAGCTTCCATTGTGGTATTTGTCATGGTGTTGTTATTTTTGCTTCGTGTAATCAGGCGTTTGGGTCTTTGTGCCTAGTTTCCTAGTCATGATAAGTGGGTACTTGTAGAAAATAGCGACTCTCATGGTCAGTTGCTTTCGATTTATCGAGAACCAAGAAATAAGGAGCGTAACGGATGAATGGATGACGCCCAATTCCCTTGTACGAGGTGCGGCTTATGCTGTCAACACATCTCCCATATCGAGCAGTTAGCAAAATTTGATCGTGGAGACGGTGTCTGTATCCATCTGGTCGATCATCTATGCTCCATCTATGATGATCGGCCGGAAATATGTCGTATCGATGAGATGTACCACAAAGCATTCAAAACCTATTTTACGAAAGAACAATTTTATTACGAGAATGGGAAAGTCTGTCGAGACCTGCAAATCAGATATGGAGTCACCAAGGGGGAGTAGAAATGCCATTACCATTAATTCTGGGAGGAATCGCCGCGGTTGCTGGGGCAGTCGGTATTTACAAAGGGGCAAAATCCGTTTCAAACAATAACGAGGCGCAAGATTTACTTGAACGTGCCCAGGAAATATATGAGCATGCCCGTCAGGAAATGGAAGATCAAAAAGAAGAGAGCACGCAAGCCTTATCTGAGCTGGGAGAACTGAAATTACGAACGTGGGACGAGCAAATAGGTCGATTCGTCCATATCGTAGAAAAGGTCAAAGCAGTGGAAGTGCATGGCGGTGCTGCTGTAGATCAAAATCATCAGCCGATTCTCCAGAAGCATGAACTGAAAGAAATGCGAAAACTATCACTGCAGGCGACTGAAGTGGTGTCCGGTGGTTTCAAATCAATAGGCGCAGGTGCATTGGCTGGGGTGGCATCCTACGGTGGGGCGATGATGTTTGCAACAGCCTCGACAGGAACTGCGCTCTCTACCTTATCCGGAGTGGCGGCGACCAACGCGACCTTAGCGTGGTTCGGAGGCGGCTCGCTTGCTGCCGGCGGTTTGGGGATGGCTGGCGGTGCTGCTGTATTGGGGGGAATCGTTGCGGGACCGGCGATCGCTTTAGGTGGATTTTTGATGGAGGCAAAATCCAAAAAGAATCTGGCGGAGGCAAAGTCCCATTTGTCCAAAGCGAAAAAGGCTGCTGAAGAATTCCGTACAGCTACGAGCATGATGGAAGCCATATGCGAAATTTCCGATCAATTCAGCGAAGCGATTGAAGAAATGTCGGATCGTATGGATCTGGTTGTGGATCGCCTCGAGCTAGCGCTGACTGAAGCAGATGAAAACAGACAAAGGAAATTCGGGTTTAGAGTGAAGAAGTTTTTCTTCGGGCTAATGGGTAGAAAGCTTCCTCTGAACTATGATGATTTGGCCCCTCATCATAAAGAAGTGCTTCATGTGTCTTACCAATTCGCCCAAGCTCTGAAGCTTTTGCTGGAAACTCCTTTGCTCGATAAAAAAGGCGCGATCCTGGAGAGTTCAGTGGAAGCCCTCGAGCCTGCTTATGAGTTATTGGACGACTCTCCCTTACTGTTGACAGAGGAAAGAAGGGAGTAAAGCAGAATGCTATCATTTCTATTCGGGCAAAAAAAGAAAGACAGAGCTACGGAAAAGAATACGGCAGAGGATGCCTCTTTTCTGGGGAGCCAATTCGGATCGTATGCAGCTAGACACGAAGCCGAGGCTTCTCGTGTCGCCGTCGATGGAATGGATTCCTTGAGAAGTATGGCCGACAGCTTAAGAAATGTTGGTGTTGAGCAGAAGCAAGGCAACTTGTTTGAAATCATCGAAGCGACCAAATTCAATATGGATGCTGCTTCGAAAGGGGCGGATATCCGCGCCTATGTAACCGCACTCGAAGGGGATCCTCATGCCAAAGCAGACATCGTGATCCGCAGCGGCGGTAAAATACTAGACGAAGTGCAGGCGAAATCGAGCAATGATGCAGCTCGTCTGACCCGAATGGTGAGCGACGAGAAGTATCGAGGCATGCAAAAGCTGGTGAGCATGGAAAAAGCGGATCGAGTGCGTGAGCTTGCGGAAAATCGCGCGAACAGCGGGTCGATCTACAGTGAGGATTATCGGGACACGCTGAGGAACGTCAAGGGGAAACTGACATACAAAGAGCTTCACTCAAGCGGTACCTCCTATGAGGAAACCATCCATGCTACAGAACATACAGCAGCCTACAGTTCACAGCTGGAATCGGAGCAATTCAAGAAGGAGATCGGCGTGACCAGCGCACAAGCTGCAGCAGCTTCCGCTGTCGTTGGAGGCGCCGTTTCCTTGATCAAAAATGGGATAGCGGTCAGCAAAGGACAAGCCAGCCTCGAGCAAGCAGCGAAGAATACGCTAAAAGAGACAGGAGCAGCTGGAATGAGAGGCGCTAGCACGGGGGCGATCAGCGCCGGAATACGCACCGCGGCACAAAAAGCAGGAATCGATGCGTTGGCCAAGTCGAATGTGGCTACTTCGATTGCGGCGGGTGTCGTAGATATGGGTGTCACCATGCTTCGGTACGCAAAAGGGGAAATCTCCTCTGAGCAAGCCGTGGAGAAGATTGGGCAAACAGGCGTAAGCACTGCCTCCAGCATTTATGCGGGAGCTGCTGCTGGAGCTGTATTTGGCCCAGTTGGGGCAGTCGTCGGCAGTATGGCTGGGTACATGATCGCCACGGGATTGTATCAATCGTCTCTTTCTATTCTAAATGAGGCGAAGCTAGCCGAAGAGGAAGCGCAAAGAGTGATGGCCTTGTGCGATGCAGCCGCTTCAGAGATGCGTTCGCGACGTGCGGAATTTGAGGCTGCCATGAAGCAAAAGCTTCAATATAACGATAGAGAGTTCAAAAAATGCTTTCAGCTGATTGATTCAGGGTTAGCGGCGGACCGTTTTGTGGATACCATAGTCGCGCTGGAAGGATTTGCGCAAGTGTTCGGGAAAGAACTGAAGCTCAGCCATTTCGGCGAGTTTGATTCGTATATGAAACAGGACAAGCCGTTGATATTGTAGGAAAAAGGCCAGCCGCCTCCACTGTGAGACGGCTGGCCTTCATGATTCCCGACGCAAATGACAAGCCAATTGCACCTTGAGAATGTCCTCGGGCTGACGCAGATCAAGCAGTAACAGTTCTTCTATTTTTCGCAGCCGCTGATAGAGCGTATTTACGTGAATGTGCAGCTCCCGTGCTGTCTGCTGGGGAGACTGGCTGCATTCCATATACGTGAGCAGGGTGTGCTCCAGCTCTTGATGCTTTTCCTGGCCCTCCCACAGCGGTCCAAACACATCGCGGACAAACGCATCGATTTCCTCTTGGGATTGATTGAGGATGAGTCGATTGACGCCCAAATCCCCATAACGAGCCACACCAAAACGCCCTCGATTCAGCAGATAGTGTGCTGCCTTTTTGGCCTCCTCAAAGCTTTTGCCGATTCGATCAATTCCCGTGTAGATACCTCCCACACCGATGGAAAGAGAAGCATCACCGCCATGCTCCCATTCCTCCGACGCAGCTTGCAAGCGAGCCATGATCTCTTTGATCTCCGACGGGGATTTTGGCTGAGCCAGCAGGGTTACGTGATTATGGAAGCCGTACACGAGAATGTGAGAGCTGGAAAATTCCCATTTCCATTTGGTTACCAGACGGTGTATGTTCGCTTCGAGAATCGATAGGTCATGGCAACGGCTGAAGTAGGCGAAGACAACGAGGGAGAGGCTGTTCTGCTTTAGCCCCAGGACTTGGGCGCGTTCCTGCAATTCTTGCCCTTTGCTTTCGACGACTCCCAAGAAAAGGTCATGGGCTCGTTTATACATGATGGAGCTGAGGGACTGTTTTTTCACCAAGTCCAATGTCAAAACCGCGCTGCCTTGTTCAATGGTGACGCGTTGATGCTCCGAAAGCTCACCGTCTGTCACACAAATCAGCAGGCAGCCTAAAAAAACTTGGCCATTTCCCAACGGATAGAGGAGAAAGGCCTGATCACCTGCGCCCTGTGAAGAAAGCGTCACCTTGACGGGGT of Brevibacillus choshinensis contains these proteins:
- a CDS encoding YkgJ family cysteine cluster protein — translated: MDDAQFPCTRCGLCCQHISHIEQLAKFDRGDGVCIHLVDHLCSIYDDRPEICRIDEMYHKAFKTYFTKEQFYYENGKVCRDLQIRYGVTKGE
- a CDS encoding NUDIX domain-containing protein produces the protein MTTNIAVPRLGVGAVILNNRDEILLVLRNHNPEKGTWSIPGGKVDPYEKMATSVIREVKEEVNLDVEIKELLCTAETIRPENEEHWVSVIYEVIIMSGEACNREEGGAIGDMRWFPLNELPPNLACFTVPAIEQLKKRDKGTKAL
- a CDS encoding response regulator transcription factor translates to MPKIVVVDDDAHIRELVKLYLSDEGYTIIEKANGEEALQYLENHVVDLVIMDIMMPKMDGWDLCANLREFGEMPILMITAKGAATDRIKGFKLGTDDYLVKPFDPVELVLRVKALLKRYKISTSSMITLGSIALDQKNYSVIYPDGKKATLPMKEFDLLYKMGSYAGQLFTRDSLIEQIWGMDYQGDDRTVDVHIKRLRERFSTYESEFRIVTIRGLGYRLELSRD
- a CDS encoding GNAT family N-acetyltransferase; amino-acid sequence: MNSQILSARLTFTKVTLDDWELIRSVYSNPTLMKHIGSTMSDEDIRKNFEKELAPWSMESTHWLTWIIREASTGTEVGLISICTRNREKPTAEVGFILQEAYTGKGYATEAIKAILDFAADTFGFQKFTAVCSEEHIASRRVLEKAGMNLDEIVPDSTQINGKWVNDCFYSLER
- a CDS encoding DJ-1/PfpI family protein, with protein sequence MKKLAIRVILYLSVLILIVGGSGVLGYIGEQKAYWYAFRDEPVTTALEDIDIPKYDPKKPTAAVLLGSASTEVFDFLVPYQMLAMTEAYNVYAVAPDKKVTPLTGGLDLVPHYTFDEMDQLLGKSPDLIVIPYMPLGDQEKYKPVREWIQKHSKTFILSICGGAINLADTGLLNGKSSTVHWQYFDQTKNIFTATNWIRDQRYVVGAENIVSSAGLTSGIDATLYVISKQQGEEMAKSIAERMKYPSYQFVNHPKIDPYYIDQSEAIYLLNQAFQWNKKEIGVLLYDGMDDGELSTIYDTYAASGTAKVISLSSSDKPIVTKNHLNLIPKYSLQNAPELDRLIVPGKEAKTLAADAVNQWKEVGSSLQPEFMHVQATDRFMFDAPLEDLARQEDRLTAIYGTKRLEYRADSLTFEGRPFSVESFGIPLLLVVAAFLTAYAIDRRFLKKNHRYAILNK
- a CDS encoding winged helix-turn-helix transcriptional regulator is translated as MEAGAEAAMERKCPIETVIHVLGGKWKPAILWLLLDSTKRFSELEKLIPEVTQKMLAQHLRELENDLLVTRTVYPSVPPKVEYSLSEYGKTLVPVMEVMCEWGETHQRPGSRHAVLVSASPSPNHQQ